The Erigeron canadensis isolate Cc75 chromosome 1, C_canadensis_v1, whole genome shotgun sequence genome segment CAAAGATCACCAATTAAAAAGCTTAATAAAGTAAACCTTGAAAGCTCTATTTAATTCTAAATTGTAGATAGTTTCATTAAAAGTTAAATGACCTGTAACTAAGTATTAAACGCTTAAAAGATACGTAGtaaattgatttgcataaacaaaatagatttttgattacccaaaaaaaatataaaaaaaatactgaaccaTGTCAACAAAAAGTTATAAGAGCAATGGTAATTCAAATCATATTTGTGTAAGGATTAAATATACATCATTACATCAACGCAGTTTATGATTCAAAATAAATATGGTTATAAAAGTGCTTTTCGTAAAACTTACCAAGATTTCATTTAGAAGTCACAATAGCTAATCGATTACTATTATTAGTGCTTCTGTGCTTGACATagttactttttagtttttacctttttctcctttaagagttttgttaatCAGGATGAGTCATAGTCATTTCCCTTTTACTACATAGAtacatttaaaaagtaaaacacaCTGGTACAAAGATTTTCAGGGTGGGCCTTGGCCCATCTAAGTCTCAACGTGGCTCCGCCACTGataacaaatgaatttgtaatcgtacgtacaattctaacaaatataaggatttagtaatatagaatttgtaatcgtacgtacaaaGTAAcgattttatgaaaaataaaaataaataataataataataacaacaataataataataaagggtgtataagaatttgtggatttgtaatattattgccaaattaatgttgatcaatcccataaatatattgtttttcatatacgatatatccaattttatagtttctatattctaatttatactatattttctataaaaagattgataatttaaaaaaaaatatatggagatgccacataggataaatttTATGTGGAAACATTTAAGCATAGCTTTGATTTAGGAAGAATGGCTTATAAGGCtaggattcttattgttttaatatttatatatatatatatatatatatatttctattctttattatttattatttactaaTTCTTCATTGCGGTatgctttttaaaaatttatcattcattaaaaagtagtttttttataagtgaattatatatgttaaatttttataatactaaaataattattaagttaaagtttagaaaatccAATAATTTTCCTTATTTGTTGATGGTTAACAATTAGATGAATCATATACGATTtgcttttatgtttaaaaattattaaatcatatatgatttgcttttatgtttaaaaaaattattagatgAATCATCTATGggatctattattattattattattattattattattattattattattattataattattattattatttattagaaaCATCATTATATTAGAAATTTATAGAAATTATAAGAAACTAGTGGGAAGCCGAGATACTATTTGGGCCCCCACTCCTCTAGCTATAGCAAAACCAATCCTACTAAATATATGAGCAGTCGCACGTGCTCCAATGTCTTGAGTCACGGAGAACATTCGGATTCGCTTCAGTATCGTCACGACGTCCTTTTCAAGTTCCCCAAAAGAAGAGAATAAGAAGGGGAGAACTCCATATCCAATATCCGCACACTTAGTCTTATATTTGTCGCGTTTACATTGTGCAACATCAATCACCGCGCTACCAGGCACAAAGTCAGCCATACTGGTTTGTGTCAAGGGTGATGAACCTATCAAATCAACACATACATCAAGTCCACCATGCATCCCACGAGTACAACATTATATCAGCGGGGCGTAAGGGGTTGTCTCTGTCTCCAGTAAGGCCGATATCAACTTCTTTACGAGCTGAAACCCCAGACTGAGAACAAATGTCAACCAGGGTATCACGCACCAAGTTATGCCGATGTTTAATACCAATAACACTAGTGCATGAATAGAAAATAGAGGAACACCTAGTCGATAACACAAAACACACCGGTAAGTCCTAGCATTCATAGTTTGTCCTAATCCAGATATCGGAACCACCCTCAGCCAGTTCGAAGTGTAGTCCTCCATTTGAGATTTCCACAATGCTATCTGTCGAGGAGATAGAGAAAAGGTGGATTCCGTCATTTTGGTAACACGTGTGAAATATATATCTGTCAGTTTCTTCATGAGTTTGGGGGCAACGATCTCACTTGGATTACTCAAAAGGCCAGTCTCCATTTTCTCATTAAAAGCACACAAAGCACCATTAAAGGAAGGCCCGGGGGTAACAATACCAGATTGTTGAAACAGCTTAGTCTGCATGCTAGCAGATTGGAGTCTAGAAGCAAGAAATGCATAGTTCAAGACATCACTTGCAGAATAAACACCCAGCCCCGCAAAAGCAAAGGGTAATGTGGCAACCCGCCATTGCCAATCACCAAAACCAGGTCCAGAAGCAGTGACAATACGCTCCAGAGAAGAGCTTAGTGCCACATCATATGAACACTGAGCACGCTGAAAGACCTGTGGGGGACATGTGCGCATAGCGAAatataacttggaaatactAGCACAAGCACGAAGGAGCAACAACTCACACTAAGGGTCATTAATCTTAGCAACAACACCCATGAGCTCAATAGTTTTACAAACCCTCTTCACACTGAGGGTCATTAATCTTAGCAACAACtcacacttattattattattactagttAATCAGCCCGACTTCGACCCgtacatttttaataaaattttaaaagcaataaaaatctaaaaaaatgtatataacttttgttattgatatattataactcagCTTAAagatattaaattatttaaaacaataattatatattttagtacctattgcattaataaaataCTAGCATggtgcccgcgcgatgcggtGGTGGCAACGGCAATGCGGTGATCACAGGTGGCGGCGacgaatggtggtggtggtgacaactaatagtgtaagttattgatataaatctaattgATTATAATTAGTGTATATATTTCAAGAGTTAAGGTACgtgtatttatttcattaaaagtatttttagtatattagtaAAGGTAATTAAATTAGTAACTAAAGAATAAGGTGATTTAGAAAATAAGTAAGGTTATTTCTGTTATATCGCATAaagtaactttcaacattttcaaaaataaaaagggctattttttttataatatagtatagatatagataaaaagacatttatgtttatgatattatataaaaaagtatttattttgttttctaataaaagaataaatttgtaaactcataaataaaataaaacattttgaaaatatttaatgggctatttatctttaaaattttattaattagatatgacatcataaataaaataaaaacattttgaaaaaatttgtatacatgccacatcataattgtttctaaaaatagtttaaaaaacaatcattttttattatatataaagattattattattattattattattattattattattattattattattattattattattaggcgGTCAATCAATAAAATAGATTTATAGAAGTTACCTTTTACAACACAGAAAGTTTGCCtgtatataaatatcatatGAATCTTTTCTAGACTATCAAATAAAGGTGTGTCATCTAATTAATTCAATTCTTCGGATACACGTTACACGCCAAGGAAAAATCGAATACTCCGCAAAGTTGCCGACATTATTCCCACCGCCCTAATTAAACCGCCCTTAGTTTCCCTTCTCCATATAAATCCACATACTGCCCCACTCTTTTTGTACGCACGTACTACGTAGTcatatattttcttaacaacttcttatttttattattatctaatttaatttaatttaatttaatttttatttttgtttttgtgtaaaAGTTAAGTTATATGGGTGAGGTGGAGATTCTTCATCCCAATTCGTGTCTCAAAAAACATCTAACAACAATGAAATCTCGTCGTACCATTCGATTTGCTCATAATTCCACCAATCCATCAACCCAAATCCATAGTTTCACCTTACCCGACACCCGACAAAAAACACCAACAAAAGGGATCCTCAAAAACCCAAACACAAACAGTAGTGTCGTCACACAAAATAAAAGCCTCGTCATGGGTCAAGTCAAGATATTGAAGCGGGGCGAGGCGTTACAAGAAACCTCAAAGGTTTTGAAAGATGTCAATTATGTTAAAAAGGCGGTTGGATTAGTCTCAAAGCGCCCCGAAAATTTTGAAGCTAAAGGTCATCATAAGGTTCTGACCGAGAATAAAAAGATATCAAATAGTGAAGATTATGATGTTGTGGTTTCTTCAACAAATCGAATAGGACCAGATCCTAAAATCGTGTCGAAACAGATAATGAAAAAGAAGATGACTGAATGTTTTTCAGGGACTGTTTTTTCGGATTCGCCTCATCCTAGCTCGGTTCCCTTGCCTAGTTTTTTCATGAAGAATCGATCTAGttaataaaatgatgaattcGTAGTCTGGGAGTTTTTGAGGCCAGACGATGAATTCGGCATTTGTTTTGAAATTGATACAAGTGTGTGTAGCAACATATAAATCTAGCAACTAGCATAGCCAGGAGGTTTATCTAAATCTAGTGTAGTGATATATTTACAGGTATATATGGTTTAGCTGTAATCATGGTTTTGTATGTATTGATAATCCGTACATACATAGGTTTTGGTGTGGTTAGAATTAGGGTGGTGTTGATGGTATACTTGTGACTTCACTTTTGTTAGTTGTAAGATTCTATGTGTTCAATTATATTGTACATGTATCAGTTATGAAGGAATTAGCTAGAatggattttattttattgttaagGCTTACTTCTAATTGCTGAAGTTTTTCTCATTAAAGACCGAATCAACTGATATCAGATTTCCGTTGTAAATAATATTACTAAGGGttgttataaatattattagtaTAGATATTTAAGTTAGTTTGAGTAAAATAGACGGTGTTTAGGTAaatctaagttttttttttatgagaaaaCTGGAAGAGGTCAACTGCGTTCAGAATTGGGCGAAACAATTGCTGTTAAATTATAAGTCTAATTTTcccaatttcatttcattcaaATAACCAAAACTTCATCAATTCTGCTTCCATCTGTTAACTATTTGTTCTGCTGAAGATATTGTCCTCTCTTTCGGGACTTAATTAAATAATCTACATAGGTCCGAAAAAGAAAGCTATGGACTAGTGGTTGTTAACTTGTTATCGATCCCCCAAAACGTCATTTAAACTCAATCCTTCCAATCATGATGAAAAGCACCCAAAAGGATATACCTTTGAATAACGACCCGAGTGAACCTTCAACCGCCACGGCTTCTCAAAGCCTCATCGCATCAGCTATTGAAACTTGTTGCAGGCATCTTCAAAAAATACTCTTTCCATGTGTGAGCGAATTTAGAGATTCTGTCAAACCAAGTAAGAGTAATATATATCGCATTACAATCGTTTCACTTTGGCACGTACACCGTGTGGCTAAACAAGGTAGTATAACGCGCAACAAATAAGTTGAAACAAGGAAGGAAAAAGAGAGTGGGCTAGGACTTTGTCAAAATCGTCGGTATGCACGTAAGGTCAATATTGGCGTTGCTTTTCTAACCTTTCCGTTAGTGCACATGCCATTAtatcaaacaaatacaaacttacatttctttttttcttttttttaacttttgaattaTTTATTATGGGTGAGCTTATGAAAGTTATCGTTAACAAGAAGAACCTAATGGAAATTACCATTTGAATAACATTGAAAGGTTTAAGTCAACTACTCGTATTAACCTTTAAACATAATATGTATACAACGGAGAGGGatttatgtaccttttttttgtttattcataaTATGGTTACACACGGGCCACGTCTTTTTTATAACCTTTAGTTAGACTTTTTAAATCATTATATTCTCTCCATAAGATTTTAAATCATTTAgttaaactttttaataaatatattttttttaaaggaaagtGATATTTCCACAACACACtttaaccatctacaacaattattGAATGATCCAGTTGTACACTGCGTAATAGATTTTGTACAGGTGGCTAAAACTTGTTATATggatatcatttcccttttttaaaattttgacagtaaatattattttttcaatcatatactagttaataaaaattatatttacattttaaacacGATTTATTCATGAAAAAGCAAttgtaaacaaaacaaaacccaTATGAACAATTGTAAACTGAAACAATACTTTCTTTTTatacaaaataccaaaaaaatatagGAACCAATTATTTGGTTTCCAAATTCAAACAAAGTGAAAACCCAAATGAACAATTGTAACTGAAATTAGTTACATAATTAACACACGAAAAgtgttgtttttcttttttaccttCTAAGTGCAGTAGACAATATACAAGCTCCAATAAATCCTACCTTTCCTTTCAATTTAGAACCATATCCCCCCCTTAACTTGATGTTAAaagcaaaatatatatgtaacatcaTCACaattgacatatatataatatgtatgtaaCTATGTATGGAATTcatcctagctagctagctaattaGACAAAGTCAAACCAAGGATTCGTCTAAGCTCTGTGGTCGGGTCATCATCTTTCATCATCATATTCTTTGCTGTGAAAAAACCAGGCAAAGGAACCGAACTAGGAGGAGGTGACTCAACAAACGCAAATCCAGCAAAGAATTCATTATTTGACTGCTTATTTGTCTTCGAAGTGTTTCTGTTACTAGTACTATTCTTTCCCTTTGGTTGCTGTGCTCTTGTTCTGTTATCAGGATGCTGGTTAAACTTGATGTTTCTATGAGACTTTTTTGGTGTGTTGAACATGTtgtcaacaacaacaacaacatgatTGTTGTATGAATCTTGAGGATGAAGAATAGCAACACCACCCATGGATTTCATTTCtgatctatatctatctatagaaaaaaatatactataGTAAGATAAGAAATGAATTAGTGGTTGAAGTTAATACCTACTAAAACTAATACTActaaataattacaataataattaaagttatatagagagagaataTAGATGTGTGAATTAATTTGAGATGAAGAAATATGTGACAAGGGGGTGGATGTTTTTATAGGAAATGAACATGTTGGTGGGGTACATTTGTGGACACACAGGAAGGTGTTAAAAAACACGTACTGGGGGCTGGTCTTACTTGACCTGACCGGCTGACCCAATCATCTCCATCCTTTGTGGTTTGACCCTTCCTTTATTTTTGAACTCCTTTATTGGTTTTCAATTCCTCCAAAGCTTTTGATCCGATAAATACGATTACTCAAGTAATAAGTTTTACCACTTTGTATTAATACAATTCGGTTAGTAATCGTGAGACAAGACAATTAGGATTAATGTTACTCTCTAGTTGTTACTGATAATTTGCAGaatttaatacaaatttatatttacttgGCATATATTCGTTAACCATTATAAAAAGTAATGATATATGCTAACATGATTTTTGATACATTTATCAATACTAAATTACTAATACGcataatttaaattattatataatatggCAGATATAATATGATAATCCAATATTATAAAAGATTCAATGTATTCGTTGGATTATATTAAAGTAGGAATCCTAAACGTCGATAATACCGGTGACTTTGACGTAATGGTAGGTCATTTATAAGTATAGGTAGGCTATCGTTTTCTTCCTTTCCCCTACTTGTTTATTTATGATTGTCACATTTGGCTTTCAATCATTAAGTTTACAGCAATTCAAAtcttagataaataaataaataggatAAACcacatttctttttctttttctaatacATCACTTAAAGATTTTAATAACATACCCAGCAATATTATACTTGACATTATCCTTCATTTATGGAGTCAAGAAGTTAAGCTTATTCTAGTCAttgattaaaaactaaaattatgaTCGAAGTTGCAAACATTTTtccaataaaaaataatattcttTTAAAGTAAACGCAACTTTGGATTTGTCATGCAAACCAATTACAATGTTTATTAGTGGCAAATTATTTGGTTTGGTGGTCATTATGTCCTCATTGATAATTGTATATTAAAGGTCATGGTTTTAAGTCCGTTTTTATTTGTCCTAATTGataattaatgtatataatatgtctATCAATAAGAAATACTGAAAATATCTGTAAATAAAGTAGATGCAAAAACTTTACTTGAAACGGTCAAACAATGTCTTACATCATTAATATTGAATGCACACTTGTTATTTGTTAATTACATACTGTATATTATATTGATATGATATTAACTATAAGTACATGTATTTATATGCAACAATTTCCCTCAGTAATTCCACAGTGATAAGTTGATCAAAAAGTTTTTTATGTTAATAGGTATTTATTGAGAAGCTTTTTATAATTCGGAAAGATAGTTCTTTGTATCAAAAGGTTAACGATCCTTAatttatttgatgaaatacttttttttcaaaGACTTTTTCACCaacttataaatacatataatttatttaacattttgaatTTAGTATTTATAAATTGATGgtgttaaaataataaaaggtcATTGATAGATAAATGTCATTGGAAATGCCCTAATTGTCCGTCTAACCCAACCATTCTTAGTACCAGGGACGGCTCCATCTTGGGGCAGTTGGGCATTCAAATTttgatacaatgtaattttttagagatatatttgaaataaataaataaataaatagaaaatacaaCAAATGTCATTGTCATAAGCTTATTTTTTAGAAGTACATTACTTATGTTGGAatcattagttttgagatagaGTTAAAATCTtgaattgttttaatttttaatagagTTAAAAAAGAGAGTTTGAAAAGGCGTGAAAATTAGTTAAAGATTATTTGAGGGGTAAGGCTCAAGGGTTAATGGAGAAAGTGTTTTCTTTGTTTGGATAAATGTATGtatgaaaatgttattttttttaaaattattaataaattatttattcttcctaacaaaatagcctaaaaatcctcctaattattggataatgacatgtggaaaaatcaaggggtaagattaagaaagagaattagtggatactacatgtcaccttcttagggtgttaggaggatttttaggctattttgttaggaggattagtAATTTTCCTTAATAGAATAGTCATCACAATAGGCATgtagaaaatatatatctacaagATAAAATGTATATCATTATCCAAATTTGAAAAGACCAATGTCAATGTAAAAAATAGATATTTTCATAACTGACACTCACTTGTgttaaactcttctcaacaccGATCCTTGATAATCAGACTAAACCTGACGTTAACGAAATTCTTTTGGGAGTCCATTTTATCTACCTACGGGTCAAGGctcatttttaaaattgtttttccCTGGatgtaataaatataataaacgaCTATTAAATTTGCCCCTCACTGAAAAAattctggctccgtccctgTTTAGTACCGAGGTTAACTCGACTCTGAACCTTATTGTACGTGTATTTGCCTGCTTCAATGATGAAAGGAGAATTTTGGTACAAAGCTTTATAATCGTTAGTTGAGGGTTATTGATGGAAAACTATAGTATTTGTATTATCAACGGATAACACTAgtcttaaaaacttaaaatattaatattgagaattttgtatttactttttcattactttagacatttaataaaaataatactttatAGAATTCCAGATATCACTT includes the following:
- the LOC122585223 gene encoding uncharacterized protein LOC122585223, translated to MGEVEILHPNSCLKKHLTTMKSRRTIRFAHNSTNPSTQIHSFTLPDTRQKTPTKGILKNPNTNSSVVTQNKSLVMGQVKILKRGEALQETSKVLKDVNYVKKAVGLVSKRPENFEAKGHHKVLTENKKISNSEDYDVVVSSTNRIGPDPKIVSKQIMKKKMTECFSGTVFSDSPHPSSVPLPSFFMKNRSS